The Candidatus Binataceae bacterium genomic sequence AAGGCTTCGCGATGTTCGAGGCGCTGATGACCACGATGCAGGCGGACGTGGTCGAGAAGGTCTTCTCGGTGCAGACCGTGCGCGAGCAGAGCGTGCAGCAGCTCGAACAGCAGCAGCGTCCGCAGCGGGTGATAATGAGCCACGGCGGCCAGACCGAGCAGGCGCCCGCGCCCAACGCGCCGGCGGCGGCCAAACGCGAAACCGACAAGGTCGGCCGCAACGATCCCTGTCCGTGCGGCTCGGGCAAGAAATACAAGCGCTGCCACGGCAAGTAATCCAGAACTTCCAGGAAGAGACCCGGGCATTTCGTTCGCGCGCATTCGGCTCAGCCGCTTGCACCGTCGCGGACACGGCACGTATAAATCGCCGTCGGAGGCTATGTCCCTGATGGAACTGACCCTGGAACCGCGGGTGGTAAAAGGCTTTCGCTTCGCCGGCGTCGCCTCAGGCCTGCGCAAGGAGCCCGGACGCAAAGACCTCGGCGTGATCGTGGCCGATCGCCCGGTCGCCGCGGCAGGTGTCTTCACCACCAACCGGGTCAAGGCGGCGCCCGTCGTCGTCGCCCAGGAGCGCATCCGGCGCGGCCACCTCCAGGCGGTCGCGGCCAATTCGGGATCGGCCAACTGCTTCACCGGCAAGGCCGGAATCAAGCTCGCGCACAACTGCTGCGCGGCGCTCGCGGCGGGAGTCGGATGCGCGCCCGAACTGGTGGCGCCATGCTCGACCGGCGTGATCGGGCACCTCTACGACTTCAAGAAATACTGCGCCGGGATTCGCGACGCGCTTGGCGCGCTCTCGCCCGGCGCGCTCGAGGACTTCGCGCGCGCGATCATGACCACCGATACCCATCCCAAGGTAGCCTCGGCGCACCTTAAGCTCGGCGGCGCCGAGGTTACGGTGGCCGGGTGCGCCAAGGGCGCCGGGATGATCGAGCCGAAGATGGCGACGATGCTCGCGTTCATCGTGACCGACGCCACCGTGGGCGCGCCCGACCTCAAGCGCACGCTCAAGCGCGCGCTCCCGCAAAGCTTCAACGCGATCACCGTGGACGGCGACATGTCCACCAACGACACGCTGCTCCTGATGGCGAGCGGCGCCGCCGGCGCGCGAGTGCTCAAGGGCCGGGAACTTGGCGTCTTCGACGAGGCGGTCACGGCGGTAGCGAACGCTCTCGCGCGCGAGTTGGTGCGCGACGGCGAGGGCGCGACCAAGCTGGTCACGATCGAGGTTCGCGGAGCGCGCAGCGCCG encodes the following:
- the argJ gene encoding bifunctional glutamate N-acetyltransferase/amino-acid acetyltransferase ArgJ, with translation MELTLEPRVVKGFRFAGVASGLRKEPGRKDLGVIVADRPVAAAGVFTTNRVKAAPVVVAQERIRRGHLQAVAANSGSANCFTGKAGIKLAHNCCAALAAGVGCAPELVAPCSTGVIGHLYDFKKYCAGIRDALGALSPGALEDFARAIMTTDTHPKVASAHLKLGGAEVTVAGCAKGAGMIEPKMATMLAFIVTDATVGAPDLKRTLKRALPQSFNAITVDGDMSTNDTLLLMASGAAGARVLKGRELGVFDEAVTAVANALARELVRDGEGATKLVTIEVRGARSAADADRVARQIANSPLVKTAFFGCDPNFGRIVMAAGKAGVPLDLERMEVKMAGIRIASRGALHTEALAAAAGRMKEPEFGLTIDLKLGKARASVVTCDFSFDYVKINAEYTT